In one window of Streptomyces roseofulvus DNA:
- a CDS encoding transglycosylase SLT domain-containing protein gives MSRISVRGFAVASATAVTTVGAVVGVATGNAAQATSDDNFEATAADTTLLADIPAGSQAQVQVASLAEQADVQAAAADATARRSAEEAARLKAAEDAEAKKKAADEKAEQEKKEREEREAREEAERASREAVRDASSFSAQGSYSISEVKAIARQMIPESQFQCFSNIVDHESGWNYRATNPSSGAYGLVQALPGSKMSSAGADWQTNPATQIKWGLSYMNGRYGSPCGAWSFWQANRWY, from the coding sequence GTGAGCCGGATCTCGGTCCGGGGATTCGCGGTGGCGTCTGCCACTGCGGTCACCACCGTCGGCGCCGTCGTCGGAGTTGCCACGGGCAACGCCGCCCAGGCCACTTCGGACGACAACTTCGAGGCCACCGCGGCCGACACCACCCTGCTCGCGGACATCCCCGCGGGCTCCCAGGCGCAGGTGCAGGTCGCCTCCCTGGCGGAGCAGGCCGACGTCCAGGCCGCCGCCGCGGACGCCACCGCGCGCAGGAGCGCCGAGGAGGCCGCCCGCCTCAAGGCCGCCGAGGACGCCGAGGCGAAGAAGAAGGCCGCCGACGAGAAGGCCGAGCAGGAGAAGAAGGAGCGCGAGGAGCGGGAGGCCCGCGAGGAGGCCGAGCGCGCCAGCCGCGAGGCCGTCCGCGACGCGTCGAGCTTCTCCGCCCAGGGCTCGTACTCCATCTCCGAGGTCAAGGCGATCGCCCGCCAGATGATCCCGGAATCCCAGTTCCAGTGCTTCAGCAACATCGTGGACCACGAGTCCGGCTGGAACTACCGGGCGACGAACCCGTCCTCCGGTGCCTACGGTCTCGTCCAGGCGCTGCCGGGCAGCAAGATGTCCTCGGCCGGCGCCGACTGGCAGACCAACCCCGCCACCCAGATCAAGTGGGGCCTCAGCTACATGAACGGCCGGTACGGCAGCCCCTGCGGCGCCTGGTCGTTCTGGCAGGCCAACCGCTGGTACTAG